Proteins encoded by one window of Halomonas sp. Bachu 37:
- the ligD gene encoding DNA ligase D produces MEKLKEYQRKRNFDTTREPAGKLHGDVTAGRLYVMHKHAASHDHFDLRLEQDGVLRSWALPKGPSLEPGEKRLAVHVEDHPLEYGDFEGVIPEKSYGGGTSMIWDRGEWQLNGKQKQDRIDFTLDGEKLKGRWTLTRMHGSKEKDDKQWLLIKRSDESSRRSSVSVDDDRSVVSGRSMAEIAADRDNVWTSEGATATPSLPEVASLKGADKAALPRQPQPQLATLGRETPDTGEWIHEVKLDGYRVMARLEKGKVQLITRNGKDWTHRFPKLAERLAQLPVESALLDGEIVALAKDGISSFRKLQEALSASRTNALVYQVFDLPYLQGYDLKRVPLTERKQALSQLLAASGLRGDGQVRYSDHLDAQGPAFFDQACRLGLEGIISKRADSRYQEKRSKDWLKIKCASHEEFVLGGYTDPSGSRSGFGSLLMGAFDADGELEYAGRVGTGFSHRQLESLSATLEALETSRSPFNGPVPDARATHWVRPELVIEVEFTERTRDGRLRHPTFRGLREDRNPEEIRMTPTKAAPVETASSSSAKPSTSRRTKSGEAQVAGMRLTHPERVLFPEQGVTKLDLARFYESIHEWVLPQLARRPLSLVRCPQGRTDECFFQKHPRVAIPASVPRVEIAEKENRTSEYVYVETAADLVGLVQAGALEIHPWGSRIDDIEHPDILVFDLDPSPGVGWKEILRVARTLHERLESLELTSFVRTTGGKGLHLVVPLEPKADWDQAKAFSKAVAQQHAEADPKRLTASMSKTKREGRLFIDYLRNGRGNTAVASYTVRAREGAPVAVPVRWDELNAALRADRYNTDNLRRRLSALREDPWEGFRQAARPLDAKRLKAVGVK; encoded by the coding sequence ATGGAGAAGCTCAAGGAGTATCAGCGCAAGCGCAACTTCGACACGACTCGCGAGCCCGCCGGAAAACTCCATGGCGACGTCACTGCCGGGCGCCTGTATGTCATGCACAAGCATGCCGCCAGCCACGACCATTTCGACCTGCGCCTGGAGCAGGACGGCGTACTGCGCAGTTGGGCGCTGCCCAAGGGGCCGAGCCTTGAGCCCGGTGAAAAACGCCTGGCTGTTCATGTCGAGGACCATCCGCTGGAATACGGTGATTTCGAGGGTGTCATTCCCGAGAAATCCTATGGCGGCGGTACCTCCATGATCTGGGATCGTGGCGAGTGGCAACTCAACGGCAAGCAGAAACAGGATCGCATCGACTTCACTCTCGACGGTGAAAAGCTCAAGGGGCGCTGGACGCTCACCCGCATGCACGGCAGCAAGGAGAAGGACGACAAGCAGTGGCTGCTGATCAAGCGCAGCGACGAATCCAGCCGCCGATCTTCGGTAAGCGTGGATGACGACCGCAGTGTCGTCAGCGGGCGCAGCATGGCGGAGATCGCCGCGGATCGCGACAATGTATGGACCAGCGAAGGCGCCACCGCCACGCCCTCCTTGCCCGAGGTTGCCTCGCTGAAAGGCGCCGATAAGGCCGCTCTGCCCCGGCAACCCCAACCGCAGCTCGCCACTCTGGGCCGTGAAACGCCGGACACCGGCGAGTGGATACACGAAGTGAAGCTCGATGGCTACCGGGTCATGGCCCGGCTCGAAAAGGGCAAGGTGCAGTTGATTACCCGCAACGGCAAGGACTGGACGCATCGTTTCCCCAAACTCGCCGAGCGCCTGGCCCAACTACCGGTGGAGTCCGCCCTGCTCGACGGCGAAATCGTGGCCTTGGCCAAGGATGGCATCAGCAGTTTTCGCAAGCTTCAGGAAGCCCTCAGCGCTTCACGCACCAACGCCTTGGTCTATCAGGTATTCGATCTCCCCTACCTGCAAGGCTACGACTTGAAGCGGGTCCCCCTTACCGAGCGCAAGCAAGCCCTGTCACAACTTCTCGCAGCGAGTGGCTTACGCGGCGATGGCCAGGTGCGCTACTCCGATCATCTGGATGCCCAGGGTCCCGCCTTCTTCGACCAGGCTTGCCGCCTGGGGCTCGAAGGCATTATCAGCAAGCGCGCCGACAGCCGCTATCAGGAGAAACGCAGCAAGGATTGGTTGAAGATCAAGTGCGCCAGTCACGAGGAATTCGTGCTCGGCGGCTATACCGACCCCAGCGGCTCGCGCAGCGGCTTCGGCTCCCTGTTGATGGGCGCGTTCGATGCCGACGGCGAACTCGAGTATGCCGGACGCGTGGGTACCGGCTTCAGTCACCGCCAGCTGGAAAGCCTGAGCGCCACACTCGAGGCGCTGGAAACGTCGCGCTCGCCTTTCAACGGGCCGGTACCAGATGCGCGCGCCACCCACTGGGTGCGGCCCGAGCTAGTCATCGAGGTGGAGTTCACCGAACGCACCCGCGACGGCCGCTTGCGCCACCCGACGTTTCGCGGCCTGCGCGAGGATCGCAACCCGGAGGAGATTCGCATGACCCCGACCAAGGCCGCGCCTGTCGAGACGGCATCATCTAGTTCCGCCAAGCCGTCGACTTCCCGGCGAACCAAGAGCGGCGAGGCGCAGGTCGCGGGAATGCGCCTGACCCATCCCGAGCGCGTCCTGTTTCCCGAGCAGGGTGTGACCAAGCTCGACCTGGCGCGTTTCTACGAGAGCATCCATGAATGGGTGCTGCCGCAACTCGCGAGGCGCCCTCTCTCGCTGGTGCGCTGCCCCCAGGGACGCACCGACGAGTGCTTTTTCCAGAAGCACCCGCGTGTCGCCATTCCCGCTTCCGTACCCCGGGTGGAGATCGCCGAGAAGGAGAACCGCACCAGCGAGTACGTCTATGTCGAGACGGCGGCAGACCTGGTCGGCCTGGTCCAGGCCGGCGCATTGGAGATCCACCCCTGGGGTAGCCGCATCGACGATATCGAGCATCCCGACATTCTGGTATTCGACCTCGACCCCTCGCCCGGGGTGGGCTGGAAGGAGATCCTGCGTGTCGCCCGGACGCTGCACGAACGCCTGGAATCGCTGGAGCTGACGAGTTTCGTGCGCACCACCGGCGGCAAGGGCCTGCACCTGGTGGTGCCGCTGGAGCCCAAAGCCGACTGGGACCAGGCCAAGGCGTTCTCCAAGGCGGTGGCGCAGCAGCACGCCGAGGCGGACCCCAAGCGCCTGACCGCCAGCATGTCCAAGACCAAGCGCGAAGGCCGGTTGTTCATCGATTACCTGCGCAACGGCCGCGGCAATACGGCGGTGGCATCTTATACCGTGCGCGCCCGTGAAGGGGCGCCTGTGGCCGTCCCGGTGCGCTGGGACGAGCTCAACGCCGCGCTGAGGGCCGACCGCTACAACACCGACAACCTGCGTCGGCGCCTGTCGGCTCTGCGCGAAGACCCGTGGGAAGGATTCCGCCAGGCGGCCCGCCCCCTCGATGCCAAGCGGCTCAAGGCAGTGGGTGTGAAATGA
- a CDS encoding Ku protein yields MPDKRSSKNRKQGKDNTENTDDKKRFHASGPRPFWSGTITFGLVSLSVNLYPANRAKPVSLRMVDKHGTPLARRYFCQKEQRVLESDELIRGYEVEKNEFVVVEDRELEELAPEKSQEIDLKRFVGLDEIDPMYFQRAYFLAPDKGVTKAYRLLAKTMEESQRAGIASFVMRGKEYLVAIIAEKGILRAETLRFADELRSPDDIDLPQEDTTSKQDSPDKKRIEQFEKAIESLSTDTLERELLEDQHSHDILERVREKLANDEDVFDTPDEPEPEDEQGGEVIDLMQVLKQSLSQGKPPQQDEASEPKAKDKKDKDKKKNKKKAKNKDKDKDKDKDKDKDKKSKRKDKDKKKEKEKETKKVKAKAEDNDTKARKKPSRTANQDLAALSKQELYQRAQEKQIAGRSTMSKPQLVEALQEQQ; encoded by the coding sequence GTGCCTGACAAACGCTCTTCGAAAAACCGCAAGCAGGGTAAGGACAACACCGAGAACACGGATGACAAGAAGCGCTTTCATGCCAGCGGCCCGCGCCCTTTCTGGTCCGGCACCATCACCTTCGGCCTGGTCAGCCTATCGGTGAACCTCTACCCGGCCAACCGCGCCAAACCGGTCTCGCTGCGCATGGTGGATAAGCACGGCACGCCGCTGGCACGCCGCTATTTTTGCCAGAAGGAGCAGCGCGTCCTCGAAAGCGATGAACTGATCCGCGGCTACGAGGTGGAAAAGAACGAGTTCGTGGTAGTGGAGGATCGCGAGCTGGAGGAACTAGCGCCGGAGAAGTCCCAGGAAATCGACCTCAAGCGCTTCGTCGGCCTCGACGAGATCGACCCGATGTATTTCCAGCGCGCCTACTTTCTTGCCCCCGACAAGGGCGTTACCAAGGCCTACCGCCTGCTGGCAAAGACCATGGAGGAGTCGCAGCGCGCCGGTATCGCCAGTTTCGTCATGCGCGGTAAGGAGTATCTGGTGGCGATCATCGCCGAAAAAGGAATCCTTCGCGCCGAAACCCTGCGCTTTGCCGATGAGCTGCGCTCCCCCGACGATATCGACCTTCCCCAGGAAGACACGACAAGCAAACAGGACTCTCCCGACAAGAAACGTATCGAGCAGTTCGAAAAAGCCATTGAGTCACTCTCCACCGATACGCTCGAGCGCGAGCTGCTCGAGGACCAACATAGCCACGACATCCTGGAGCGGGTACGGGAAAAGCTCGCCAATGACGAGGATGTATTCGATACGCCGGATGAGCCCGAGCCCGAAGATGAGCAAGGTGGCGAAGTCATCGACCTGATGCAGGTACTCAAGCAGAGCCTTTCTCAGGGCAAGCCACCCCAACAGGACGAGGCGAGCGAGCCCAAAGCCAAGGATAAAAAAGACAAGGACAAGAAAAAGAACAAGAAGAAGGCCAAAAACAAGGACAAGGACAAGGACAAGGACAAGGACAAGGACAAGGACAAAAAGAGTAAGCGCAAAGACAAGGATAAGAAAAAGGAGAAGGAGAAGGAGACGAAAAAAGTCAAAGCCAAGGCCGAAGACAACGATACAAAAGCGCGCAAGAAACCCTCACGAACCGCAAACCAGGACCTTGCCGCCCTATCGAAACAAGAGCTTTACCAACGTGCCCAGGAAAAGCAGATTGCCGGACGCAGCACCATGAGCAAACCGCAACTGGTGGAAGCGCTACAAGAGCAACAATAA
- the speG gene encoding spermidine N1-acetyltransferase, translated as MKTDLKLRALERNDLRFVHELNNNQSIMSYWFEEPYESFDELEELYNKHIHDNAERRFVAESSTGEPIGLVELIEIDYIHRSAEFQIIVTPQYQGRGFARELVHQALHYSFTILNLHKIFLIVAVENVKAIHLYRQTGFIEEGHLVQEFFINGKYRDVKRMYILQETYLGAL; from the coding sequence ATGAAAACGGATCTGAAGCTCAGGGCCCTGGAGCGCAACGACCTTCGCTTCGTGCATGAATTGAATAACAACCAGAGCATCATGTCGTACTGGTTCGAGGAGCCGTACGAATCATTCGACGAACTGGAAGAACTCTATAACAAGCATATTCACGACAATGCCGAAAGGCGATTCGTGGCGGAAAGCAGTACGGGAGAGCCGATCGGTCTGGTGGAGCTGATCGAGATCGACTATATCCACCGTAGTGCGGAGTTCCAGATCATCGTGACGCCGCAATATCAGGGGCGGGGTTTCGCCCGGGAGTTGGTTCACCAGGCACTGCATTACTCGTTCACGATCCTCAATTTACATAAGATTTTTCTGATCGTCGCCGTGGAAAACGTCAAGGCGATTCATCTGTATAGGCAAACGGGGTTTATCGAGGAAGGTCATCTGGTGCAGGAGTTCTTCATTAACGGCAAGTACCGCGATGTGAAGCGCATGTACATCCTGCAGGAGACGTATCTCGGCGCATTATAA
- a CDS encoding Ku protein, with protein sequence MAARTMWKGVIRLGEAGVPVKLYSAIQDQSVHFRLLHEKDRSPVKQAMVNPETDEVVPYADIRRAYRTKEGSLVMLDKEELESLEPEPSRDIEVVAFLHPHVIDHRWYDRPYYLGPDDNDEDYRALIAALEHSGKEGVVRWVMRKKAYIGALRLHQGVPMLMSLRNEEQVVSADSLEPPKGKKLDSKELDMARQLIGMLEAPFEPEEYHDQYRDQVKEMIAAKQRGESVKVTPIRRPKPSSDLSKALEASLKQERKRA encoded by the coding sequence ATGGCCGCACGGACGATGTGGAAAGGCGTGATTCGCCTGGGTGAAGCCGGCGTTCCGGTCAAGCTCTACTCGGCCATCCAGGATCAGAGTGTGCATTTCCGGCTGCTGCATGAAAAGGATCGCTCCCCGGTCAAACAGGCCATGGTCAATCCCGAAACCGATGAAGTCGTTCCTTATGCCGACATTCGCCGCGCCTATCGCACCAAGGAGGGCAGCCTGGTGATGCTCGACAAGGAGGAACTCGAATCGCTGGAACCCGAGCCTTCCCGGGATATCGAAGTCGTCGCTTTTCTTCACCCGCACGTGATCGACCATCGCTGGTACGACCGCCCCTATTACCTGGGACCCGATGACAACGATGAAGACTACCGGGCCTTGATCGCGGCGCTGGAACATAGCGGTAAAGAAGGCGTGGTCCGCTGGGTGATGCGCAAGAAAGCCTATATCGGCGCGCTACGCCTGCATCAAGGCGTACCCATGTTGATGTCGCTGCGCAACGAGGAACAAGTAGTGTCCGCCGACTCCCTGGAGCCGCCCAAGGGCAAGAAGCTGGATTCCAAGGAGCTGGATATGGCCCGGCAACTGATTGGCATGTTGGAAGCTCCATTCGAGCCCGAGGAGTACCACGACCAATACCGCGATCAGGTAAAGGAGATGATCGCCGCCAAGCAGCGTGGCGAAAGCGTCAAGGTCACTCCGATCCGCCGCCCCAAGCCTTCCAGCGACCTGTCCAAGGCGCTGGAAGCCAGCCTGAAACAGGAGCGCAAACGTGCCTGA
- a CDS encoding LysR family transcriptional regulator ArgP → MLDYKLLEALATVIECDGFERAGDALGLSQSAVSQRIKALEIRLGQPVLLRHPHLQPTPAGRRLLNHYQQVQLLERDLRGTLPTLEEAAPRLRIALNADSLVTWWADTVGQFCQAEGLLLDLVIEDQDVGLKRLRDGDVAACLCASAQPIAGARCVPLGKMLYHPFATPDYIEQYFSHGLKADAFRHAPAIVFGPHDRLQHRFLEQYGYHGTFPYHLCPSSEGFVRLATAGMGYGMMPWMQVAPWVEQGLLASLAPQQPLEVPLYWHFWRHSGQALDRLTQIIGNVRLQ, encoded by the coding sequence ATGCTGGACTACAAATTGCTCGAAGCCCTGGCCACGGTTATCGAGTGCGACGGTTTCGAGCGCGCCGGAGACGCCTTGGGGCTTTCCCAGTCGGCGGTTTCCCAGCGTATCAAGGCCCTGGAGATCCGCCTGGGTCAACCGGTATTGCTACGCCACCCTCACCTGCAGCCGACACCGGCGGGCCGCCGGCTGCTCAACCACTATCAGCAGGTGCAACTGCTCGAACGCGACCTGCGCGGTACGCTCCCCACCCTGGAAGAAGCCGCACCACGCCTGCGTATCGCGCTTAACGCCGATAGTCTGGTGACCTGGTGGGCCGATACGGTCGGCCAGTTTTGCCAAGCCGAGGGGTTATTGCTGGATCTAGTGATCGAGGATCAAGACGTCGGCTTGAAGCGCCTGCGCGACGGCGATGTCGCAGCCTGCCTGTGCGCCAGCGCCCAACCCATCGCCGGAGCGCGCTGCGTTCCTCTGGGCAAGATGCTCTATCACCCCTTCGCCACGCCCGACTATATCGAGCAGTACTTTTCTCACGGGCTGAAGGCAGACGCCTTTCGCCACGCCCCGGCCATCGTCTTCGGCCCCCACGACCGGCTCCAGCACCGCTTTCTGGAACAGTACGGTTACCATGGCACTTTCCCCTACCATCTCTGTCCCTCCTCCGAGGGGTTCGTCAGATTGGCAACCGCCGGCATGGGATATGGCATGATGCCGTGGATGCAGGTAGCGCCGTGGGTGGAACAGGGGCTACTTGCCAGCCTCGCCCCGCAACAGCCTCTCGAAGTTCCGCTTTACTGGCATTTCTGGCGCCATAGTGGCCAGGCCCTGGATCGCTTGACCCAGATAATCGGCAATGTGCGCCTGCAATAA